A DNA window from Paraburkholderia sp. IMGN_8 contains the following coding sequences:
- a CDS encoding urea transporter — protein sequence MHAAATEAQPAALRTLLRSLGQIVLQSNAFTGACLLAAWLLCDPRLACAALMGAVAANVSAVLAGYREDDTRAGLHGFNGALAGLAAFSFVADNATAAAVAIFAATGTAWLLKPWSRRLRARGVGVFSSPCLIVTWFWLPLVHSSNQQASLANAHTLSGAQLTSGLFAGFAQIGFASGALPGLLVLLGIAAASWRHALWALAGAALASAAHLLLGASASSFDAGLLGFNGALTAIALADCCVAATLGGVVLSVALQMAAAFHGLPAMTAPFVLATWSVQWLTRRFTRNVAAPESAERAEAALPVAPPASATRIG from the coding sequence ATGCACGCCGCCGCTACCGAAGCACAACCCGCCGCCTTGCGCACGCTGTTGCGCAGTCTTGGCCAGATCGTGCTGCAATCGAACGCTTTCACCGGTGCGTGCCTGCTCGCCGCGTGGCTATTGTGCGATCCGCGCCTCGCGTGCGCGGCGCTGATGGGCGCGGTCGCGGCAAACGTCAGCGCTGTGCTGGCCGGCTATCGCGAGGACGACACGCGTGCCGGCCTGCATGGCTTTAACGGCGCGCTGGCCGGCCTCGCCGCTTTCAGCTTCGTCGCCGACAATGCGACCGCCGCCGCGGTGGCGATTTTCGCCGCAACCGGCACGGCATGGCTGCTGAAGCCGTGGTCGCGCCGGTTGCGCGCGCGTGGAGTCGGCGTTTTTTCGAGCCCCTGTCTGATCGTGACGTGGTTCTGGCTGCCGCTGGTCCATAGCAGCAATCAGCAAGCGAGCCTCGCCAACGCGCACACGCTCAGCGGCGCGCAATTGACCAGCGGCCTATTTGCCGGCTTCGCGCAGATCGGCTTTGCGTCCGGCGCGCTGCCGGGTTTGCTCGTGTTGCTCGGGATTGCGGCGGCGTCATGGCGGCACGCGCTGTGGGCGCTGGCCGGCGCGGCCCTCGCAAGCGCCGCGCACCTGCTGCTCGGCGCCAGCGCAAGCTCGTTCGATGCGGGCCTGTTAGGATTCAACGGCGCGCTGACCGCAATTGCGCTCGCCGATTGCTGCGTCGCGGCGACGCTCGGCGGTGTGGTACTTTCGGTCGCGCTGCAAATGGCTGCCGCTTTCCATGGATTGCCGGCCATGACTGCGCCATTCGTGCTTGCGACGTGGAGCGTGCAGTGGCTTACGCGACGCTTCACACGTAACGTGGCGGCGCCCGAGTCAGCGGAACGAGCCGAAGCAGCGCTGCCCGTCGCGCCACCGGCATCGGCCACACGCATA